Proteins encoded in a region of the Massilia sp. UMI-21 genome:
- a CDS encoding leucyl aminopeptidase, producing the protein MDFSIKAFDTKNTLAAAKAGVIAVAVFENKKLSQAAKALDAGGDISAALKSGDISGKAGSTLLLRGVTGVAAARVLLVGMGTTEALSEKSYSSAVGAALKVCGTLGATDAIIAFPLADVKDRDVNWAVRALVIAANETEHRTDTQKSKKDPAPAGVRKIVIAADAANAATQLKPVLAQAVAISNGMALTKELGNLSPNVCTPTYLANTARALADDYGFDIEVLERKQLEALKMGSFLAVARGSDEAPKFIVLKHMGGNKKDAPVVLVGKGITFDSGGISIKAGPGMDEMKYDMCGAGSVLGTFRAIGEMGLKLNVIGIVAACENMPSGRATKPGDIVTSMNGLTIEILNTDAEGRLVLCDALAYAERFKPAAVVDIATLTGACIVALGHHTSGLFTRHDDAHDGLAQELLDAGKQAGDVAWRFPLGENYNEQLKSNFADLANIGTPGAASITAACFLENFTRNYTWAHLDIAGTAWKSGAAKGATGRPVPLLTTFLMNRV; encoded by the coding sequence ATGGACTTTAGCATAAAAGCATTCGACACCAAGAACACCCTGGCCGCGGCGAAAGCCGGCGTGATCGCAGTCGCCGTGTTCGAGAACAAGAAACTGTCGCAGGCTGCCAAAGCGCTGGACGCCGGCGGCGACATCAGCGCCGCGCTCAAGTCCGGCGACATCAGCGGCAAGGCCGGTTCGACCCTGCTGCTGCGCGGCGTGACCGGCGTCGCCGCGGCGCGCGTGCTGCTGGTAGGCATGGGCACGACCGAGGCGCTGAGCGAAAAGAGCTACAGCAGCGCGGTCGGCGCAGCCTTGAAGGTGTGCGGCACCCTGGGCGCGACGGATGCCATTATCGCATTCCCGCTGGCGGATGTGAAAGACCGCGACGTCAACTGGGCAGTGCGCGCACTTGTGATCGCGGCCAATGAGACCGAGCACCGTACTGATACGCAAAAGAGCAAGAAGGATCCGGCGCCCGCCGGCGTGCGCAAGATCGTCATCGCCGCCGACGCCGCGAACGCCGCCACCCAGCTCAAGCCGGTGCTGGCCCAGGCCGTCGCGATCTCGAACGGCATGGCGCTGACCAAGGAACTGGGCAACCTGTCGCCGAACGTCTGCACCCCGACCTACCTGGCCAACACCGCGCGCGCGCTGGCCGACGACTATGGCTTCGACATCGAGGTCCTGGAACGCAAGCAGCTCGAAGCCCTGAAGATGGGCAGCTTCCTGGCGGTGGCCAGGGGCAGCGACGAAGCGCCCAAGTTCATCGTCCTGAAGCACATGGGCGGCAACAAGAAAGATGCGCCGGTGGTCCTGGTCGGCAAGGGCATCACGTTCGACAGCGGCGGCATCTCGATCAAGGCGGGTCCCGGCATGGACGAGATGAAGTACGACATGTGCGGCGCCGGCTCGGTGCTGGGCACCTTCCGTGCGATCGGCGAGATGGGCCTGAAGCTGAACGTGATCGGCATCGTGGCGGCCTGCGAGAACATGCCCTCGGGCCGCGCGACCAAGCCGGGCGACATCGTGACCTCGATGAACGGCCTGACCATCGAAATCCTGAACACCGATGCCGAAGGCCGCCTGGTCCTGTGCGACGCCCTCGCCTACGCCGAGCGCTTCAAGCCGGCCGCCGTGGTCGACATCGCCACCCTCACCGGCGCCTGCATCGTGGCCCTGGGCCACCATACCAGCGGCCTGTTCACCCGCCACGACGACGCCCACGACGGCCTGGCCCAGGAACTGCTCGACGCCGGCAAGCAGGCCGGCGACGTGGCCTGGCGCTTCCCGCTGGGCGAGAACTACAACGAGCAGCTGAAGTCGAACTTCGCCGACCTGGCCAACATCGGCACTCCGGGCGCCGCCTCGATCACCGCGGCCTGCTTCCTGGAGAATTTCACCCGCAACTACACCTGGGCGCACCTGGACATCGCCGGCACCGCCTGGAAGTCGGGCGCGGCCAAGGGCGCGACCGGCCGTCCGGTGCCGCTCCTGACCACCTTCCTGATGAACCGCGTGTAA